From Xenopus laevis strain J_2021 chromosome 7L, Xenopus_laevis_v10.1, whole genome shotgun sequence, one genomic window encodes:
- the LOC121395657 gene encoding phospholipase A2 inhibitor and Ly6/PLAUR domain-containing protein-like isoform X1, which translates to MRLSLGILSVLSALAATGHSLSCQNCTSASSTSCLGPSVTCAPDNVCAASYILTTVYGGPASKIYTLSCAPQSKCDKQGSISIPQAKIKQGISCCFTDNCTPTTPTLPVDSSQQNGLVCRSCISADSTWCYTSDTMQCTGEEKMCILQSTKITGSQSLSTAVRGCATKSICDIGSNSISTPQLSMDVKISCTSGSSGVHQGYIMLLLVPIALMKILY; encoded by the exons GTCATTCACTCTCTTGCCAGAACTGCACGTCAGCCAGTAGTACTTCATGCCTAGGCCCAAGTGTTACCTGCGCTCCTGATAATGTTTGTGCAGCTTCTTACAtattaactactgtat ATGGTGGACCTGCAAGTAAAATATATACCCTCTCCTGTGCACCTCAGAGCAAGTGTGATAAACAAGGAAGTATCAGTATTCCTCAAGCAAAAATCAAACAAGGAATCTCCTGTTGTTTTACAGACAACTGCACCCCCACAACGCCGACCT TGCCAGTTGATAGCTCTCAACAGAATGGACTGGTCTGCCGAAGTTGCATATCTGCAGACTCAACCTGGTGTTACACTAGTGATACCATGCAATGCACAGGAGAGGAGAAAATGTGTATCCTGCAGAGTACAAAGATAACAG gATCTCAATCACTCAGTACGGCTGTACGTGGCTGTGCTACTAAGAGTATATGTGATATCGGAAGCAATTCTATCAGTACTCCTCAACTTTCCATGGATGTCAAAATCTCATGTACTAGTGGCAGCTCTGGTGTTCATCAAGGCTACATCATGTTATTACTTGTCCCCATCgctttaatgaaaatattgtattaa
- the LOC121395657 gene encoding phospholipase A2 inhibitor and Ly6/PLAUR domain-containing protein-like isoform X2: MRLSLGILSVLSALAATGHSLSCQNCTSASSTSCLGPSVTCAPDNVCAASYILTTADGGPASKIYTLSCAPQSKCDKQGSISIPQAKIKQGISCCFTDNCTPTTPTLPVDSSQQNGLVCRSCISADSTWCYTSDTMQCTGEEKMCILQSTKITGSQSLSTAVRGCATKSICDIGSNSISTPQLSMDVKISCTSGSSGVHQGYIMLLLVPIALMKILY; this comes from the exons GTCATTCACTCTCTTGCCAGAACTGCACGTCAGCCAGTAGTACTTCATGCCTAGGCCCAAGTGTTACCTGCGCTCCTGATAATGTTTGTGCAGCTTCTTACAtattaactactg CAGATGGTGGACCTGCAAGTAAAATATATACCCTCTCCTGTGCACCTCAGAGCAAGTGTGATAAACAAGGAAGTATCAGTATTCCTCAAGCAAAAATCAAACAAGGAATCTCCTGTTGTTTTACAGACAACTGCACCCCCACAACGCCGACCT TGCCAGTTGATAGCTCTCAACAGAATGGACTGGTCTGCCGAAGTTGCATATCTGCAGACTCAACCTGGTGTTACACTAGTGATACCATGCAATGCACAGGAGAGGAGAAAATGTGTATCCTGCAGAGTACAAAGATAACAG gATCTCAATCACTCAGTACGGCTGTACGTGGCTGTGCTACTAAGAGTATATGTGATATCGGAAGCAATTCTATCAGTACTCCTCAACTTTCCATGGATGTCAAAATCTCATGTACTAGTGGCAGCTCTGGTGTTCATCAAGGCTACATCATGTTATTACTTGTCCCCATCgctttaatgaaaatattgtattaa